From the genome of Candidatus Hydrogenedentota bacterium, one region includes:
- the queC gene encoding 7-cyano-7-deazaguanine synthase QueC, with protein MEEVTGDAVVLLSGGLDSTVLLHLVRRRLCDGAVHALSFDYGQRHSRELDCAREQAALAGAASHDVLDMSFLGGLLAGGTALVKGGAEVPDLDALSPETREQPPTYVPNRNMILLSLAAACAEARGVRDVFYGAQAQDEYGYWDCTPAFVDRVNNVLSLNRRDPVTVHAPLAQNSKADNIRLGMELGVDFSKTWSCYRGGERPCGTCPTCVERARAFSAAGMPDPVLVRE; from the coding sequence ATGGAAGAAGTCACCGGCGACGCCGTCGTGCTGCTCAGCGGCGGCCTCGACTCCACCGTGCTGCTGCACCTCGTGCGGCGGCGGCTCTGCGACGGGGCGGTCCACGCCCTGAGTTTCGACTACGGCCAGCGGCATTCCCGCGAGCTCGACTGCGCCCGCGAGCAGGCCGCCCTCGCCGGGGCGGCCTCCCATGACGTGCTCGACATGTCCTTCCTCGGCGGACTGCTGGCGGGCGGCACCGCGCTCGTGAAGGGCGGGGCGGAAGTTCCCGACCTCGACGCGCTGTCCCCCGAAACGCGTGAACAGCCCCCCACCTACGTGCCCAACCGCAACATGATCCTCCTGTCCCTCGCCGCCGCCTGCGCCGAGGCGCGCGGTGTCCGCGACGTGTTCTACGGCGCCCAGGCCCAGGACGAATACGGCTACTGGGACTGCACCCCCGCCTTCGTGGACCGCGTCAATAACGTGCTTTCTCTTAACCGCCGCGACCCCGTCACCGTGCACGCCCCCCTCGCCCAAAACAGCAAGGCCGACAACATCCGCCTCGGCATGGAGCTGGGCGTGGATTTCTCCAAGACCTGGAGCTGCTACCGGGGCGGGGAGCGACCCTGCGGCACCTGCCCCACCTGCGTCGAGCGCGCCCGCGCTTTCTCCGCAGCGGGGATGCCGGACCCTGTTCTGGTCCGGGAATAA